Proteins from a genomic interval of Phaseolus vulgaris cultivar G19833 unplaced genomic scaffold, P. vulgaris v2.0 scaffold_15, whole genome shotgun sequence:
- the LOC137817024 gene encoding low-temperature-induced 65 kDa protein-like isoform X2, translating to MPERPYKHIDIARSPTSVASVEHVLRGGDSARFSPTYSSNCSSPSSPWKQQDAEEDHGLYQKRSVLTKVKQKARKFCNSLSKRRMEDENVTPPWGARLEDDEEEEEEDPEYLGAPMYESELAPEAYKENARQHPRANPVISEKHVLHNNIRLGMQQDREKPRASINHNLKSMTQLDTTIATTRTSSPNKASETLADKLIPVYAGGSLAANSVSSKIQSAVSKHPLTANTMPSQNASASSSRLLNSPSLSASQSRKNTTQNGASMDNYLMNKSVYEEDAKTMSPKQDLSSSSASLGGKYAQKGVSLRNNSMNRYEQGNETRTMTPLQKSSSFSAASMSGKNTSQKGASTKDYSLSRFERMDNERTASQLQGPSRSSSNAGMMDKVRGAVNSLLGNEEPSQTQQGDEDENRGRILQAN from the exons ATGCCTGAACGTCCCTACAAACATATTGATATTGCAAGAAGTCCTACCAGCGTGGCTAGCGTGGAACATGTCCTCCGAG GAGGGGATTCTGCTAGGTTCTCACCAACCTACTCTTCGAACTGCTCTTCCCCTTCCTCTCCGTGGAAGCAACAGGATGCAGAAGAAGACCATGGCCTCTATCAGAAGAGATCAGTTCTCACCAAAGTGAAGCAAAAAGCCAGGAAATTCTGCAACAGCCTCAGCAAGAGAAGAATGGAGGACGAGAATGTCACACCCCCTTGGGGTGCTAGGTTAGAAGATgacgaggaggaagaagaagaagaccctGAATACCTTGGAGCTCCTA TGTATGAATCAGAGCTGGCACCTGAGGCATACAAAGAAAATGCAAGGCAACATCCAAGAGCAAATCCAGTAATCTCTGAGAAGCATGTTTTGCACAACAATATCAGACTAGGAATGCAGCAAGATCGAGAAAAACCACGTGCTTCTATCAATCACAACCTCAAGTCAATGACTCAACTTGATACAACAATAGCAACCACAAGAACATCGTCTCCAAACAAGGCCTCCGAAACCTTAGCTGACAAACTGATACCTGTCTATGCTGGAGGGTCGCTTGCAGCCAATTCTGTATCCTCCAAAATTCAATCTGCAGTTTCCAAACATCCCCTTACAGCCAACACCATGCCCTCCCAAAATGCATCTGCTTCATCATCTCGGCTGCTAAATTCACCTTCCTTATCTGCTTCACAGAGTAGGAAGAACACAACCCAAAACGGTGCTTCAATGGATAATTATTTGATGAACAAGTCTGTATATGAGGAGGATGCCAAAACTATGTCTCCAAAGCAAGATTTATCATCTTCTTCTGCTTCACTGGGTGGAAAGTACGCACAAAAGGGTGTTTCACTCAGAAATAATTCGATGAACAGATATGAACAAGGAAATGAAACCAGAACTATGACTCCCTTGCAAAAATCCTCATCCTTTTCAGCTGCTTCAATGAGTGGGAAAAACACATCCCAAAAGGGTgcttcaaccaaagattattcACTGAGCAGGTTTGAGAGAATGGATAATGAAAGAACTGCGTCTCAACTTCAGGGTCCAAGCAGAAGTTCTAGTAATGCAGGCATGATGGACAAGGTGAGAGGAGCTGTAAATTCATTGCTGGGGAATGAGGAGCCATCACAAACTCAACAAG GTGATGAGGATGAAAACCGTGGGAGAATTCTACAGGCAAATTAA
- the LOC137817024 gene encoding low-temperature-induced 65 kDa protein-like isoform X1: protein MPERPYKHIDIARSPTSVASVEHVLRGAGGDSARFSPTYSSNCSSPSSPWKQQDAEEDHGLYQKRSVLTKVKQKARKFCNSLSKRRMEDENVTPPWGARLEDDEEEEEEDPEYLGAPMYESELAPEAYKENARQHPRANPVISEKHVLHNNIRLGMQQDREKPRASINHNLKSMTQLDTTIATTRTSSPNKASETLADKLIPVYAGGSLAANSVSSKIQSAVSKHPLTANTMPSQNASASSSRLLNSPSLSASQSRKNTTQNGASMDNYLMNKSVYEEDAKTMSPKQDLSSSSASLGGKYAQKGVSLRNNSMNRYEQGNETRTMTPLQKSSSFSAASMSGKNTSQKGASTKDYSLSRFERMDNERTASQLQGPSRSSSNAGMMDKVRGAVNSLLGNEEPSQTQQGDEDENRGRILQAN from the exons ATGCCTGAACGTCCCTACAAACATATTGATATTGCAAGAAGTCCTACCAGCGTGGCTAGCGTGGAACATGTCCTCCGAG GTGCAGGAGGGGATTCTGCTAGGTTCTCACCAACCTACTCTTCGAACTGCTCTTCCCCTTCCTCTCCGTGGAAGCAACAGGATGCAGAAGAAGACCATGGCCTCTATCAGAAGAGATCAGTTCTCACCAAAGTGAAGCAAAAAGCCAGGAAATTCTGCAACAGCCTCAGCAAGAGAAGAATGGAGGACGAGAATGTCACACCCCCTTGGGGTGCTAGGTTAGAAGATgacgaggaggaagaagaagaagaccctGAATACCTTGGAGCTCCTA TGTATGAATCAGAGCTGGCACCTGAGGCATACAAAGAAAATGCAAGGCAACATCCAAGAGCAAATCCAGTAATCTCTGAGAAGCATGTTTTGCACAACAATATCAGACTAGGAATGCAGCAAGATCGAGAAAAACCACGTGCTTCTATCAATCACAACCTCAAGTCAATGACTCAACTTGATACAACAATAGCAACCACAAGAACATCGTCTCCAAACAAGGCCTCCGAAACCTTAGCTGACAAACTGATACCTGTCTATGCTGGAGGGTCGCTTGCAGCCAATTCTGTATCCTCCAAAATTCAATCTGCAGTTTCCAAACATCCCCTTACAGCCAACACCATGCCCTCCCAAAATGCATCTGCTTCATCATCTCGGCTGCTAAATTCACCTTCCTTATCTGCTTCACAGAGTAGGAAGAACACAACCCAAAACGGTGCTTCAATGGATAATTATTTGATGAACAAGTCTGTATATGAGGAGGATGCCAAAACTATGTCTCCAAAGCAAGATTTATCATCTTCTTCTGCTTCACTGGGTGGAAAGTACGCACAAAAGGGTGTTTCACTCAGAAATAATTCGATGAACAGATATGAACAAGGAAATGAAACCAGAACTATGACTCCCTTGCAAAAATCCTCATCCTTTTCAGCTGCTTCAATGAGTGGGAAAAACACATCCCAAAAGGGTgcttcaaccaaagattattcACTGAGCAGGTTTGAGAGAATGGATAATGAAAGAACTGCGTCTCAACTTCAGGGTCCAAGCAGAAGTTCTAGTAATGCAGGCATGATGGACAAGGTGAGAGGAGCTGTAAATTCATTGCTGGGGAATGAGGAGCCATCACAAACTCAACAAG GTGATGAGGATGAAAACCGTGGGAGAATTCTACAGGCAAATTAA
- the LOC137817028 gene encoding transcription initiation factor IIA large subunit-like, with translation MAASTTSQVYIDVIEDVMVKVRDEFVNNGGPGEEVLKELQAMWESKMMQAGAVLGPIERSAAAKPTPGGPITPVHDLNMPYTEEYETPTAEMLFPPTPLQTPIQTPLPGTGDNSTYNIPTGPSDYPSSGNDNGGNADGKGGRPAPYMKPPSPWMNPRPPLDVNVAYVEGRDEADRGTSNQPLTQDFFTMSSGKRKRNDLTSQYNSGGYIPQQDGAGDAALGVFEIEVNGGDISINSHHTISKAKVPADLERLTSRIPQLDGPIPYEDDALSTPNIYNYGEVFSEDYNISNTPAPPEVPASTPALVAQNEVGNDDDDDDEPPLNEEDDDDLDDIEQGDDQNTHHLVLAQFDKVSRTKSRWKCTLKDGIMHINNKDILFNKATGEFEF, from the exons ATGGCGGCTTCCACCACCAGCCAGGTCTACATCGATGTAATCGAGGATGTCATGGTCAAGGTCCGTGATGAGTTCGTCAACAACGGAGGCCCCGGGGAGGAAGTTCTCAAGGAGCTTCAAGCT ATGTGGGAATCAAAGATGATGCAAGCTGGCGCTGTGCTGGGTCCCATAGAAAGGTCCGCTGCCGCTAAGCCAACTCCCGGCGGTCCTATTACTCCGGTTCATGATCTTAACATGCCGTATACAGAGGAGTATGAGACTCCTACTGCTGAAATGCTTTTCCCCCCT ACGCCTTTGCAAACGCCAATTCAAACCCCTTTACCTGGAACTGGGGATAACTCAACTTATAACATTCCTACGGGGCCAAGTGACTATCCCTCTTCCGGAAATGATAACGGAGGAAATGCTGATGGAAAAGGAGGAAGACCTGCTCCATATATG AAACCTCCTTCTCCTTGGATGAACCCCAGGCCCCCACTTGATGTCAATGTTG CTTATGTGGAAGGGCGGGATGAGGCAGACCGAGGAACTTCTAATCAACCTCTGACACAG GACTTCTTCACTATGTCATCAGGAAAGAGAAAACGCAATGATTTGACTTCTCAATATAATTCTGGTGGATATATACCTCAGCAAGATGGGGCTGGGGATGCTGCACTTGGAGTTTTTGAAATTGAG GTAAATGGGGGAGACATCTCCATTAATTCACATCACACAATTTCCAAAGCGAAAGTGCCAGCAGATTTGGAGAGGTTGACTTCTAGAATTCCTCAACTTGATGGACCAATTCCTTATGAGGATGATGCGCTTTCTACTCCAAAT ATATACAACTATGGAGAAGTGTTCAGTGAAGACTACAACATTTCTAATACACCAGCTCCTCCTG aagTGCCAGCTAGCACCCCTGCTCTGGTGGCTCAGAATGAAGTGGGAAATGATgacgatgatgatgatgaaccTCCACtaaatgaagaagatgatgatgatttgGATGACATAGAACAAGGAGATGATCAAAATACACATCATCTTGTTTTGGCTCAGTTTGATAAG GTGTCTCGTACCAAGAGCAGGTGGAAATGCACATTAAAGGATGGTATCATGCACATAAATAATAAGGACATTCTCTTCAACAAG GCGACAGGAGAGTTTGAATTCTGA
- the LOC137817019 gene encoding sporulation-specific protein 15, producing the protein MEARHASLGRRTLEEIRQKRAAERLSKIPSGPDLTKVPSTPELAGMNKAESGNRLSEIDFSALSSQLKGLQNKNTELEEENRKITLKLQTMEIDNGSMRKQLNDLEQNTVPSLRKALKDVAMEKDAAVVAREDLSAQLRTLKKRLKEAEDEQYRAEEDAAALRAELNLIQQQSMTNTVSTISSFSNPPDHFQIQRLQKELDDLKLEMQRESLLRHQEQEQLAKEQARIASLMSENQMLEEKLKSIPIEAPEVSDTADPTAFSLEDKQKLDGQLHDMALAIERLENSRQKLLMEIDSQSTEIEKLFEENANLSNSYQEAIRASVRWEDQVMECLKQNEELRVILDNLRNEQAKGLPDSSKNGAHEIPSSASTQEMASMKGQVVKEQRRAEALSAEVMQLSAQLEQVKQAYDGLARFYRPVLRNIESNLIKMKQDNSLAVR; encoded by the exons ATGGAGGCGCGTCATGCATCTCTCGGTCGACGAACG TTGGAGGAAATTCGCCAAAAGAGGGCTGCGGAGAGATTGAGCAAAATCCCTTCGGGACCAGATCTCACCAAGGTTCCCAGCACACCAG AGCTTGCGGGAATGAACAAGGCCGAGAGCGGAAATAGGCTCTCTGAG ATAGATTTTAGTGCTCTATCTTCTCAACTGAAAGGTCTGCAAAACAAGAACACGGAGTTGGAGGAAGAAAACAGGAAAATAACTTTAAAG CTTCAAACGATGGAAATTGATAATGGTTCAATGCGCAAGCAGTTGAATGATCTG GAGCAAAACACAGTGCCATCTCTAAGGAAGGCTCTGAAAGATGTTGCAATGGAAAAAGATGCTGCAGTTGTTGCACGG GAGGACCTTTCAGCACAACTTCGTACCCTGAAGAAACGTCTTAAAGAAGCAGAAGATGAGCAATATCGT GCCGAGGAAGATGCAGCAGCATTAAGAGCAGAATTGAACTTAATTCAGCAACAATCAATGACTAATACAGTTAGCACAATTTCATCATTTAGTAATCCACCAGatcattttcaaattcaaagATTACAAAAGGAGCTAGATGATTTAAAACTGGAAATGCAG CGAGAATCACTGTTGAGGCACCAGGAGCAGGAACAATTAGCAAAAGAGCAAGCCCGCATTGCCTCGTTGATGTCTGAAAATCAGATGTTGGAAGAGAAACTTAAGTCCATACCTATAGAGGCTCCAG AAGTCTCAGATACAGCTGATCCCACAGCATTTTCTTTG GAAGACAAGCAGAAACTTGATGGCCAGTTGCATGATATGGCTTTGGCTATTGAAAGATTGGAAAACAGTAGACAGAAACTTCTAATGGAG ATTGACTCACAATCTACAGAAATAGAGAAGCTTTTTGAGGAAAATGCCAACCTTTCAAATTCATACCAAGAGGCAATTCGAGCATCTGTGAGATGGGAAGACCAG GTGATGGAGTGTCTTAAGCAAAATGAAGAGCTTCGTGTGATTCTAGATAATTTGAGAAATGAACAGGCTAAGGGCTTGCCAGACTCTTCTAAAAATGGGGCACATGAGATTCCTTCCTCGGCGTCAACACAAGAGATGGCATCTATGAAG ggccaagttgtgaaggaaCAGAGGAGAGCAGAGGCACTATCAGCAGAAGTCATGCAGCTTTCTGCTCAGCTCGAACAAGTCAAACAAGCATATGATGGTCTTGCACGATT CTATAGGCCAGTGCTGCGCAACATTGAAAGCAATCTCATAAAAATGAAGCAAGACAACTCGTTGGCCGTACGATGA